The DNA window CCGCCGAGACAGCCGGCCATGGCAAGCCCGGCGAGGAGAACGAAACAGGGGAGACGGAGCACCGAGGGGCTAGGAGTCCCGGGATGCGGAGACCTGGATGGTCACCGCCTGGTCGAGGTACTCGAGATCGAAGGGCTTCGGGATGTAGTCGGCGGCGCCGAGCGCGAGGAGCTTGGAGGTGACGCCGACATCGGCGTTGGCAGTGACCATGATCACCGGCAGCCTCGGGCTGAGCGCGACGAGCCGCTTGAGCGTCTCCACTCCGTCCATCTCCGGCATGGACACGTCGAGGAGCACGACGTCCGGCTTGAAGGTGTCGAGCGCATTGAGCGCCTCGGGCCCGCTCTCCGCCGAGTACACCTCGTACCCCTTGGTCGCGAGGAACTCCTCGAGCACCTGCCGGACCTCCAGCTCGTCGTCCACGACCAGCACTTTCCCCGCGCTCATGACCGCTCCTCGCCGGGCCGAGCCGCCCGCCCGTCAGGTTCCTCGCATCCTAACGCCGGCCCGGGAGACGGTCAACAAAAGTAATATGGGAACATGAGGGCGCGGCTCGCCTGGGCCCGCTGGCTGCCGGCTGGGCTGGTAGCGGCGCTGACGGTCCTGACCTTCCTCCCGTCGCTCCAGGGGGAGTTCGTCAACTGGGACGACGACGAGAACTTCCTCTTCAACCGGCATTACCGCGGGCTCGGCTGGACGCAGATCCGCTGGATGTTCACGGCGACCCACTCGGGCCTGTACGTCCCCGTGACGTGGCTCACGCTGGGCCTGGACCACGCGCTGTGGGGGATGGACCCGCGCGGGTATCACCTCACCTCCCTCGTCCTGCACGCGCTGAACGCGACGCTCTTCTACCTGCTGGCGCGGCGGCTTCTCGCCACCGGCTTCGCCGCGCCCCCGGCGGCGGTGAGCTGGGGGGCAGTGGTCGCGGCGCTGTTCTTCTCGCTCCACCCGTTGCGCGTCGAGTCCGTGGCCTGGGTCACCGAGCGGCGCGACGTGGTGGTCGGGCTCCTGGTGCTCCTCACGGTCTCCGCCTACCTCCGGGCGTGGCGGAAGGGGGCAGGAGGAAGGCTCCACCGCGGCTGGTACTGGGCGGCCGTCGGCTGCTTCGCGCTGGCCCTGCTCTCGAAGTCCATCGCGGTGGGGCTGCCGGTGGTGCTGCTGGCGCTGGATCTCTTCCCGCTCCGACGCGCCGCCGCGCTGCCCGGGGCCCCGGCGCGACGCCTCGCGGCTCTCGCGGTGGAGAAGCTCCCCTTCCTCGCTCTCGCCGCCGGGATCAGCGCGGTCACTCTCGGCGTCCTGGTGAACGAGCGCCTCCTGGTCTCACGGGAGGGTCTCGATCTCGGCCAGCGGCTGGCACTGGCGGGGCACGGGCTGGCCTTCTACCTCTGGAAGTCCCTCGTGCCGTGGC is part of the Candidatus Rokuibacteriota bacterium genome and encodes:
- a CDS encoding response regulator, with translation MSAGKVLVVDDELEVRQVLEEFLATKGYEVYSAESGPEALNALDTFKPDVVLLDVSMPEMDGVETLKRLVALSPRLPVIMVTANADVGVTSKLLALGAADYIPKPFDLEYLDQAVTIQVSASRDS